CTGAAAACGATGTCGTATCCCTCATCGACCACCCTGGCCAAGGAACGGACGTTTCTCTCGCCCAGGGCCCTCGCCGATTCGAGGTCCCCCTGTCCCAGAGAGGGCATGCCGCAGCACTCCTGGTAGGGGAGGACGACCTCGAAGCCGTTTTTCTCAAGAACCTCTACCACTGCAATCGCCACATCGATCTCGTTTGTGTTGGCGTAGCATCCATAGAAATAGGCCACTTTCCTCTGCCCCTTGGACCTGTGGCTCCTGAACCACCCGCGAAAGGTCTCCTTTTCATAGCCGGGCAGCGGCCTCCTCCGGTCTATGGCAAGGAGGCGATCGGAAACTCCCCTGAAAAGACGGCTCCTGAGCACCATATTGGTAAGGGAAGCCAAGGACACGGCAGCCGAACCGAAAAGATGGGTGTGGCCCAGCAGCCAGTCTCTCGGGCTGAATCCCTTCTCTCCGGCCAGCTTGGCCTTTGCCATGAGGGTGAGGTCGGAGACGTTGACCCCGGCCGGACAGACAAGATCGCACTTGCCGCAGCCGATGCAGAGGCTCACCCAGGGATCCGCGGATCGATCCTGAGGGCGTCGAAACCGCTGGGCATCGGGGCCGGCCTGTTTGGAACCGAGAAAATCCCCTGTTACTCGGGCAACGGGACAGTACTCCGTACATATCCCACACTTAATACACTGGTCGCTTCTATCCGCCACCGGGGTCTTCTGTTTCATTTTTCCACCAGATTCTGGACAGCCTTGTAACCCGTACCCACCGCCACCCCGCTTCCGGATTTCTCCCTGGCAGGGTCGTGATGTCCAAGTATTGAACCGGCCAAGAAGAGATTCTCAAGCACCGGCCCGCCTTTCCCGTCAACGGGGTTGAGCCGGTCGTTCGTCTTGATGCCGGCCCTGTTGATGGGATGGCCTTCCTTTGCGAAAAAGTCATCGGAGAACCACTCGGCTCTTCCCTCCGGCTGCACGACCGGCAGGTCGAATATGGGTTCCACGATCCGATCGTGCTCCGCCCTGAGTCCGCCTCCGAAAAACCTTCCGGTGGCGAGAACAAAAGAATCCGCCTCATGGACCCTCTGCTGGCCTGAGGGGGTCTTGACCACAACCCCCCGGCAATGACGGCCTTTCCGAACCGCCGAGACCACCTCGACACCCTGGATCATCTTCACCCCCTTTGCCCTGAGGGCCCGCTGGAAGGCGTCAAACAACCTCATTCCAGGGATCGACGGGGGAAGGACAGAGAGTTCAAAAACCTCTGAGCCTATCCGTGCCTCGAGGTCGAGCTTCACTCCCTGTGGATCACGGAGGCCCAACACGGCCGGAAAGCCGACGAGCCTCTCCCCTTCCATTATCCCCCGGACTCTTTCGGCCACCGCTTCCCTGAAGGCCCCCACATCGAACTGGAGAGCCAGCGAAGAACCCTTGAAGCTGTTCCGGCCCCCGATGTCTGCGACCTCAACATACCCGCTCCTCACCTCCGGGCCGCCGCCGCCCTCCCCTCCGGAGTTGCGCAAGTTCCGCGCAGCATAGGCAGGATAGAAACCGGCAAATTCGTGGAATCCCACGAGCAGGGTCGGCTCG
This portion of the Deltaproteobacteria bacterium genome encodes:
- a CDS encoding anaerobic glycerol-3-phosphate dehydrogenase subunit C, which produces MKQKTPVADRSDQCIKCGICTEYCPVARVTGDFLGSKQAGPDAQRFRRPQDRSADPWVSLCIGCGKCDLVCPAGVNVSDLTLMAKAKLAGEKGFSPRDWLLGHTHLFGSAAVSLASLTNMVLRSRLFRGVSDRLLAIDRRRPLPGYEKETFRGWFRSHRSKGQRKVAYFYGCYANTNEIDVAIAVVEVLEKNGFEVVLPYQECCGMPSLGQGDLESARALGERNVRSLARVVDEGYDIVFSSATCGHMIRSEYPEFFRIEGAQRVAERIFDVSEYLLMLHERGELNTDFEPLKDRLPYHAPCHLRSLGIGLPAIDLLQLIPGLELVDIDAGCCGLGGTYGFKKETYDISVAIGQNLVRALEEFGSSVVVSDCEGCRMQIRHLTGLDAVHPLQILRDAYRRGRA
- the glpB gene encoding glycerol-3-phosphate dehydrogenase subunit GlpB, translating into MKHDVIVIGAGLSGLMAAKTAADCGLRTLILAKGMGMIHVSPGGIDLLGYYPEESMEIEEDPFSALGRLIEERPDHPYSKVGLEDLEHALASLSALFSSGGYRYTGEGRKNTVLPTGIGSARPSYLVPSTMVGGKGVFSEPTLLVGFHEFAGFYPAYAARNLRNSGGEGGGGPEVRSGYVEVADIGGRNSFKGSSLALQFDVGAFREAVAERVRGIMEGERLVGFPAVLGLRDPQGVKLDLEARIGSEVFELSVLPPSIPGMRLFDAFQRALRAKGVKMIQGVEVVSAVRKGRHCRGVVVKTPSGQQRVHEADSFVLATGRFFGGGLRAEHDRIVEPIFDLPVVQPEGRAEWFSDDFFAKEGHPINRAGIKTNDRLNPVDGKGGPVLENLFLAGSILGHHDPAREKSGSGVAVGTGYKAVQNLVEK